A window of Amycolatopsis australiensis contains these coding sequences:
- a CDS encoding Crp/Fnr family transcriptional regulator, producing the protein MNGHDDTAEGALLAHLADADREYLLGRGTRRRFRANDVVLMEGDPSDHVHVLVSGWVRVSAIVEDGREVLFGLRGPGEVLGDLAAVTGRPRSASVRAIEPCTVFQLTGPEFVDVLHTRPAIAVATIKTVAARLRDAESARVDAAAFDVSRRVAVHLVRLAEEHGRPVPDGVLIEGAFSQEDIAAQIGAARRTVARALRVLRERGIVETGRRRILVREPRVLRAFARSEPNGTHRP; encoded by the coding sequence ATGAACGGGCACGACGACACGGCCGAAGGGGCGCTGCTGGCCCACCTCGCCGACGCCGATCGCGAGTACCTGCTCGGCCGCGGCACCCGGCGGCGGTTCCGGGCCAACGACGTCGTGCTCATGGAAGGCGACCCGTCCGACCACGTCCACGTGCTGGTCTCCGGCTGGGTGCGCGTCTCCGCCATCGTCGAGGACGGCCGCGAAGTGCTCTTCGGGCTCCGCGGCCCCGGCGAGGTGCTCGGGGACCTCGCGGCCGTGACGGGGCGGCCGCGGTCGGCGTCGGTGCGGGCGATCGAGCCCTGCACCGTGTTCCAGCTGACCGGGCCCGAGTTCGTCGACGTCCTGCACACCCGGCCCGCGATCGCCGTCGCGACGATCAAGACGGTAGCGGCCCGGCTCCGCGACGCCGAGTCGGCCCGGGTCGACGCCGCCGCCTTCGACGTCAGCCGCCGGGTCGCCGTGCACCTGGTCCGCCTGGCCGAGGAACACGGCAGGCCCGTCCCGGACGGCGTGCTCATCGAGGGCGCGTTCTCGCAGGAGGACATCGCCGCGCAGATCGGCGCGGCGCGGCGGACCGTCGCGCGGGCGCTGCGCGTGCTGCGGGAGCGCGGGATCGTCGAGACCGGCCGCCGCCGGATCCTCGTCCGCGAGCCGCGCGTCCTGCGTGCCTTCGCCCGTTCTGAGCCGAACGGCACACACCGCCCGTGA
- the rnhA gene encoding ribonuclease HI — protein sequence MDVEIYTDGACSGNPGPGGWGAVLRYGKHERELYGGEATPTTNNRMELTAPIRALESLTRPSQVRVYTDSTYVRNGITQWLPRWKNNGWLTAAREPVKNADLWQRLDAAIGEHRVEWLWVKGHAGLPDNERADRLAVRGAQEARETGKPVNAG from the coding sequence GTGGACGTGGAGATCTACACCGACGGCGCGTGCAGCGGGAACCCCGGACCGGGCGGCTGGGGCGCGGTCCTGCGCTACGGGAAGCACGAGCGCGAGCTGTACGGCGGCGAGGCCACGCCGACGACGAACAACCGGATGGAGCTGACGGCACCGATCCGCGCGCTGGAGAGCCTGACCCGCCCGTCGCAGGTCCGCGTGTACACCGACAGCACGTACGTGCGCAACGGGATCACGCAGTGGCTGCCGCGCTGGAAGAACAACGGCTGGCTGACGGCGGCGCGCGAGCCGGTGAAGAACGCGGACCTGTGGCAGCGCCTCGACGCGGCGATCGGCGAGCACCGGGTGGAGTGGCTCTGGGTGAAGGGCCACGCGGGCCTCCCGGACAACGAGCGCGCCGACCGGCTCGCGGTCCGCGGGGCGCAGGAGGCGCGGGAGACCGGGAAGCCGGTCAACGCGGGCTAG
- a CDS encoding YchJ family protein: MRPAPCPCGLAASYDACCGRFHDGGVAAPTAELLMRSRFSAFAVGDAGYLLRTWHPGTRPRRLSLDPQQEWTWLEILGRTGGGLLHTEGTVRFRAHYRHHGRDGFLEENSRFRRDGGQWVYLDAEA; the protein is encoded by the coding sequence ATGCGTCCCGCTCCCTGCCCGTGCGGCCTGGCCGCGTCCTACGACGCCTGCTGCGGCCGCTTCCACGACGGTGGTGTCGCCGCACCCACCGCCGAGCTGCTCATGCGCTCGCGGTTCAGCGCGTTCGCCGTCGGGGACGCCGGCTACCTGCTGCGGACCTGGCATCCCGGCACCCGTCCGCGCCGGCTGAGCCTCGATCCGCAGCAGGAGTGGACGTGGCTGGAGATCCTCGGCCGCACCGGCGGTGGCCTGCTGCACACCGAGGGCACGGTCCGGTTCCGGGCGCACTACCGCCACCACGGCCGCGACGGCTTCCTCGAGGAGAACAGCCGCTTCCGCCGCGACGGCGGCCAGTGGGTCTACCTTGACGCGGAAGCCTGA
- a CDS encoding glycosyl hydrolase 2 galactose-binding domain-containing protein, with translation MSYRQRRTRTLLAAAVLAVAASGATVAAATGQEPAKAVFAAVGPATAVPGFLIQTSAQVSDDSAVSKPGFDTAGWYPVGPRSTVYAGLLANGKYADPFYSTNMKNVPTADFKVPWWYRADVTVADPTQRTYLDFSGVLSKADVWVNGTRIADKSQVTGAYTRHDLDITAQVKAGTNSIAFKVYPNDPDKDLSMGWIDWAQTPPDQNMGIVRDVLVRRSGPVALRGGHVVTKLPSLGHADLTVKADVRNDSAAAVTTTVSGTVAGRAISQTVSLAAKEKKTVTFPVIGIDNPQVWWPAGMGGQPLYDLDLTASVGGTASDTSHSSFGVRQVTANKNASGGRAYTINGRPLLIKGGGYSPDLFLRWNEQFAADKLAYVKDLGLNTVRLEGHIEPDEFFDLADRMGVLTLPGWECCDKWEGQVNGDEKGDPWTAADYPVAKASMTAEAERLRDHPSVISFLIGSDFAPDATIEKNYLDALSAADWPTPVVPAASAKSSPQLGSSGMKMNGPYDYVPPNYWYDKAHGDLGGAWGFNSETSAGPDIPTMDTLKRMMSSSELDTLWKNPSAAQYHRSSSSTFANLKLFGDALAGRYGKPSSLADFVRKAQLAQYENVRAEFESHSRNFSDGTNPATGIIYWMLNSGWTSLHWQLFDAYLDQNGSYFGAKKANEPLHIQYSYDTKSVVVVNHNHDPASGLTARVQLFNLDGTAKYDQSKSVSVGGDGAKTTALTIGSVSGLSTTYLAKLVLTDSSGKEVSRNVYWLSTKADTLDWANSDWYYTPTTSYADLSGLNSLGSVTVGANASSTADADGTTTTKVTLTNSTGGKIPAFFVDAHVVGAAGAPVLPVRWTDNQVTLWPGESTTLTATYRTADLKGAKPSVRIAGWNTGTKTIPADGSAEARDYQAEDAAITGGVAESNHLGYTGTGFVNYDNTTGSAVEFTVPAAAAGPANVVLRFANGTTTNRPMDISVNGTKVASGVTFGGTGNWDTWQTVTVPVSLAAGTNKIKATATTANGGPNLDKITV, from the coding sequence GTGAGCTATCGGCAGAGAAGAACCCGGACACTACTCGCGGCGGCCGTGCTGGCCGTCGCGGCGAGCGGGGCCACCGTCGCGGCGGCCACCGGGCAGGAACCGGCGAAGGCGGTGTTCGCCGCTGTGGGCCCGGCCACCGCCGTCCCCGGCTTCCTGATCCAGACGTCCGCCCAGGTCAGCGACGACTCGGCGGTCTCCAAGCCCGGTTTCGACACCGCCGGCTGGTACCCGGTCGGCCCGCGCTCGACCGTCTACGCCGGGCTGCTGGCCAACGGCAAGTACGCCGACCCGTTCTACTCCACCAACATGAAGAACGTGCCGACCGCGGACTTCAAGGTCCCGTGGTGGTACCGCGCCGACGTCACCGTCGCCGACCCCACGCAGCGCACCTACCTCGACTTCAGCGGCGTGCTGTCCAAGGCCGACGTCTGGGTCAACGGGACGCGCATCGCCGACAAGTCGCAGGTCACCGGCGCCTACACCCGCCACGACCTGGACATCACCGCGCAGGTGAAGGCCGGCACCAACAGCATCGCCTTCAAGGTCTACCCGAACGACCCGGACAAGGACCTGTCGATGGGCTGGATCGACTGGGCGCAGACCCCGCCGGACCAGAACATGGGCATCGTGCGGGACGTGCTGGTCCGGCGCAGCGGCCCCGTGGCGCTGCGCGGCGGCCACGTCGTCACGAAGCTGCCGTCGCTCGGCCACGCCGACCTCACGGTGAAGGCCGACGTCCGCAACGACTCCGCGGCCGCGGTGACGACGACCGTGTCCGGAACGGTCGCCGGGCGCGCCATCAGCCAGACGGTCTCGCTGGCGGCGAAGGAGAAGAAGACGGTCACGTTCCCGGTGATCGGGATCGACAACCCGCAGGTCTGGTGGCCGGCCGGGATGGGCGGGCAGCCGCTCTACGACCTCGACCTGACCGCGAGCGTCGGCGGCACGGCGTCCGACACCTCGCACTCGAGCTTCGGCGTCCGGCAGGTGACGGCGAACAAGAACGCGAGCGGCGGCCGCGCGTACACGATCAACGGGCGCCCGCTGCTGATCAAGGGCGGCGGCTACTCGCCGGACCTGTTCCTGCGCTGGAACGAGCAGTTCGCGGCCGACAAGCTCGCCTACGTCAAGGACCTCGGGCTCAACACCGTGCGCCTGGAGGGGCACATCGAGCCGGACGAGTTCTTCGACCTCGCCGACCGGATGGGCGTGCTGACGCTGCCCGGCTGGGAGTGCTGCGACAAGTGGGAAGGCCAGGTCAACGGCGACGAGAAGGGTGACCCCTGGACCGCCGCGGACTACCCGGTCGCGAAGGCGTCGATGACCGCGGAGGCCGAGCGCCTGCGCGACCACCCGAGCGTCATCTCGTTCCTCATCGGCAGCGACTTCGCGCCGGACGCGACCATCGAGAAGAACTACCTCGACGCGCTCAGCGCCGCGGACTGGCCCACCCCGGTGGTCCCGGCCGCGTCGGCGAAGTCGTCGCCGCAGCTCGGCTCGTCGGGCATGAAGATGAACGGCCCGTACGACTACGTCCCGCCGAACTACTGGTACGACAAGGCGCACGGTGATCTCGGCGGCGCGTGGGGCTTCAACTCCGAGACCAGCGCCGGGCCGGACATCCCGACGATGGACACGCTGAAGCGGATGATGTCGTCCAGTGAGCTGGACACGCTGTGGAAGAACCCGTCGGCGGCGCAGTACCACCGGTCGTCGTCCTCGACGTTCGCCAACCTGAAGCTGTTCGGCGACGCGCTGGCCGGCCGCTACGGCAAGCCGTCGAGCCTGGCCGACTTCGTCCGGAAGGCGCAGCTGGCCCAGTACGAGAACGTCCGCGCCGAGTTCGAGTCCCACTCGCGCAACTTCAGCGACGGCACGAACCCGGCCACCGGGATCATCTACTGGATGCTCAACAGCGGCTGGACGTCGCTGCACTGGCAGCTGTTCGACGCCTACCTCGACCAGAACGGCTCCTACTTCGGGGCCAAGAAGGCGAACGAGCCGCTGCACATCCAGTACTCGTACGACACCAAGTCGGTCGTGGTGGTCAACCACAACCACGACCCGGCGTCCGGGCTGACCGCCCGCGTCCAGCTGTTCAACCTGGACGGCACCGCGAAGTACGACCAGTCGAAGAGCGTCTCGGTGGGCGGTGACGGCGCGAAGACCACCGCGCTGACCATCGGCTCGGTGAGCGGGCTGTCGACGACGTACCTGGCGAAGCTGGTCCTGACCGACTCGTCGGGCAAGGAGGTCAGCCGCAACGTCTACTGGCTGTCCACCAAGGCCGACACGCTGGACTGGGCCAACAGCGACTGGTACTACACGCCGACGACGTCGTACGCGGACCTGTCGGGGCTGAACTCGCTGGGGTCGGTCACCGTGGGCGCGAACGCCTCCTCGACGGCCGACGCCGACGGCACCACGACGACCAAGGTGACGCTGACCAACAGCACCGGCGGCAAGATCCCGGCGTTCTTCGTCGACGCGCACGTGGTCGGCGCGGCGGGCGCGCCGGTGCTGCCGGTGCGGTGGACCGACAACCAGGTCACGCTGTGGCCGGGCGAGTCCACGACGCTGACGGCGACGTACCGGACCGCGGACCTCAAGGGCGCCAAGCCGTCGGTGCGGATCGCGGGCTGGAACACCGGGACGAAGACGATCCCGGCGGACGGCTCGGCCGAAGCCCGCGATTACCAGGCCGAAGACGCGGCGATCACCGGCGGCGTCGCGGAGTCGAACCACCTGGGCTACACGGGCACCGGGTTCGTCAACTACGACAACACGACGGGCAGCGCGGTGGAGTTCACGGTGCCGGCGGCCGCGGCGGGCCCGGCGAACGTCGTCCTGCGGTTCGCCAACGGCACGACGACGAACCGGCCGATGGACATCTCGGTGAACGGAACGAAGGTGGCATCGGGAGTGACGTTCGGCGGCACGGGGAACTGGGACACGTGGCAGACGGTCACGGTGCCGGTTTCGCTGGCCGCGGGGACGAACAAGATCAAGGCCACGGCGACGACCGCCAACGGCGGCCCGAACCTGGACAAGATCACCGTTTAG
- a CDS encoding carboxylesterase/lipase family protein, with product MTTVEIATGVLRGSGRDGVRTFLGVPYAEPPVGELRFRAPRPARPWDGVRDATEWAPRAPQPELTGRGFTGDEDCLYLNVYAPAEPGSYPVLVWIHGGGGVMGAPHQFDASAYARRGVVVVTVAYRLGVLGMLHLPGVADSNLSLRDQVAALEWVRGHIGAFGGDPGRVTLAGQSNGGRTVGTLLAVPATRGLVHQAIVQSGTGVGAVVHTPAEGAAVASAVLAELDVAPDELATLPVTRILEAQQRVSAVSGTKVTYRVVVGDELLPARPLDAVRGVRLLIGTTADEEDLFSWLQSGGAKLLGAGSTVLDAEEIEKAVAAYAGLLPDWPEDQVRNRALTAGDWWIPAIRFAEATQAAGGTAWMYRLDWRIAPRGKGLGAPHGLDLPLMFDDIRNRNWRFLFAGRTFPAERLQAVATEMFGAWVRFVKTGDPGWPRYTPADRVTRLFDDVSTTVPDPDRDQRLLWD from the coding sequence GTGACGACGGTGGAGATCGCGACCGGAGTGCTGCGCGGGTCCGGACGGGACGGCGTCAGGACGTTCCTCGGCGTGCCGTACGCCGAGCCGCCGGTGGGGGAGCTGCGGTTCCGCGCGCCGCGGCCGGCGCGGCCGTGGGACGGCGTCCGCGACGCGACCGAGTGGGCGCCGCGAGCGCCGCAGCCCGAGCTGACCGGCCGTGGCTTCACCGGCGACGAGGACTGCCTGTACCTGAACGTCTACGCGCCCGCGGAACCCGGCTCGTACCCGGTGCTCGTGTGGATCCACGGCGGCGGCGGCGTGATGGGGGCGCCGCACCAGTTCGACGCGTCCGCCTACGCCCGGCGGGGCGTGGTCGTCGTGACCGTCGCCTACCGGCTCGGCGTGCTCGGGATGCTGCACCTGCCCGGCGTCGCCGACTCGAACCTCTCGCTGCGCGACCAGGTCGCGGCCCTCGAATGGGTGCGCGGCCACATCGGCGCGTTCGGCGGCGACCCGGGCCGGGTGACGCTGGCCGGGCAGTCCAACGGCGGTCGCACGGTCGGGACGCTGCTGGCCGTGCCGGCCACGCGCGGGCTGGTCCACCAGGCGATCGTGCAGAGCGGCACCGGCGTCGGCGCGGTCGTGCACACCCCGGCCGAAGGCGCGGCGGTGGCTTCGGCGGTCCTCGCGGAGCTCGACGTCGCCCCGGACGAGCTGGCGACGCTGCCTGTGACGCGGATTCTCGAGGCGCAGCAACGGGTTTCGGCGGTGTCGGGGACGAAAGTGACCTACCGCGTGGTCGTCGGCGACGAGCTGCTGCCCGCCCGGCCACTGGACGCGGTCCGCGGCGTCCGGCTGCTCATCGGGACGACGGCGGACGAAGAAGACCTGTTCAGCTGGCTGCAGTCGGGCGGCGCGAAGCTGCTGGGCGCCGGCTCGACGGTGCTGGACGCGGAGGAGATCGAGAAGGCCGTCGCGGCCTACGCCGGGCTTCTCCCGGACTGGCCGGAAGACCAGGTCCGCAACCGCGCGCTGACCGCGGGGGACTGGTGGATCCCGGCGATCCGGTTCGCCGAAGCGACGCAAGCCGCCGGCGGAACGGCCTGGATGTACCGGCTCGACTGGCGGATCGCCCCACGCGGCAAGGGGCTCGGCGCCCCGCACGGGCTCGACCTGCCGCTGATGTTCGACGACATCCGCAACCGCAACTGGCGGTTCCTGTTCGCCGGCCGGACGTTCCCGGCGGAGCGCCTGCAGGCGGTGGCGACGGAGATGTTCGGCGCGTGGGTCCGGTTCGTCAAGACGGGCGACCCGGGCTGGCCGCGGTACACGCCGGCGGACCGCGTCACGCGGCTCTTCGACGACGTGTCCACGACGGTGCCGGATCCGGATCGGGACCAGCGCCTGCTCTGGGACTGA
- a CDS encoding nuclear transport factor 2 family protein, translated as MTAAENKQLLKTAFDAWATGDIRPLLAAMADDVVWTVSGHNSWSGSFRGKDSVRRDLLGPLGEQFDGTYTSTASRFVAEDDVVVVETQGSVATKAGPRYDNKYCFVFRLEDGRIREITEYMDTQLVAEVLTELAR; from the coding sequence TTGACCGCAGCCGAGAACAAGCAGCTCCTGAAGACGGCGTTCGACGCCTGGGCGACCGGCGACATCCGGCCGCTGCTGGCCGCCATGGCCGACGACGTCGTGTGGACGGTCAGCGGGCACAACAGCTGGTCGGGCAGCTTCCGCGGCAAGGACTCGGTCCGCCGCGACCTGCTCGGCCCGCTCGGCGAGCAGTTCGACGGCACCTACACCAGCACGGCGAGCCGGTTCGTCGCCGAAGACGACGTGGTCGTCGTCGAGACGCAGGGCAGCGTGGCCACGAAGGCGGGGCCGCGGTACGACAACAAGTACTGTTTCGTCTTCCGCCTCGAGGACGGCCGGATCCGCGAGATCACCGAGTACATGGACACCCAGCTGGTCGCGGAGGTGCTCACCGAGCTGGCCAGGTGA
- a CDS encoding Na+/H+ antiporter, translated as MHIAAEIVALVVTVLLVSAVARRLDWSAPLCLIVVGVGASYVPGVPEYHLDPEVVLLGLLPPLLYSAAIQTSLVDFRKNRGAIGLMSVGLVVFTAIGVGLVAWAVVPGLPLAGGIALGAVVAPPDAVAASVVARRVGMPRKLIRLLEGESLFNDAAALVALRTAIAALAGSVSLWQVGADFFRAAIGGAVVGLVVGFAAAFVRARMDEPVLDTALSFAVPFIAYIPAEAIHGSGVLAVVIAGLILGHKAPQILSGSTRLASRLNWQTIQFLLENMVFLLIGLQLRRILAEVGESGLSLVTLTWICVAVLGATILTRVLYLIGIGTVKRVERRLLPKKTRAKIWPWRYSAVIAWAGMRGVVTLAAAFVLPADTPQRAVLVLAAFVVVAGTLAVQGMTLPPLIRRLRLPRPDPAEDALQEAAVLHDMTRAALAKLEEIRTDDDPPEIIQRLRDRLQHRADSAWEQLGRQSALAETPSDAYRRLRLQLLDVEREQFLKARDSGSADDDVLRKVLERLDIEESMLDRDDEEPEVEGRELRTPAATAGSCKHLAHEWTDKEPSSADSCAACLAEGTTWVHLRMCLKCGNVACCDSSPRRHATRHFHETRHPVMRSFEPGETWRWCFVDKQLG; from the coding sequence GTGCACATCGCGGCAGAGATAGTGGCGCTGGTCGTGACCGTCCTCCTCGTCAGCGCGGTGGCGCGGCGGCTGGACTGGTCCGCCCCGCTGTGCCTGATCGTCGTCGGCGTCGGCGCGTCGTACGTGCCCGGCGTGCCCGAATACCACCTCGACCCCGAGGTCGTGCTGCTCGGCCTGCTGCCGCCGCTGCTGTACTCGGCGGCCATCCAGACCTCGCTGGTCGACTTCCGGAAGAACCGCGGCGCGATCGGGCTGATGTCGGTCGGGCTGGTCGTGTTCACCGCGATCGGCGTCGGGCTCGTCGCCTGGGCGGTGGTTCCGGGCCTGCCGCTGGCCGGCGGCATCGCGCTCGGCGCGGTCGTCGCGCCGCCGGACGCCGTCGCCGCCAGTGTCGTCGCCCGCCGGGTCGGCATGCCGCGGAAACTGATCCGGCTGCTCGAAGGCGAGAGCCTGTTCAACGACGCCGCCGCGCTGGTCGCGCTCCGCACGGCCATCGCCGCGCTCGCCGGGTCGGTCAGCCTGTGGCAGGTCGGCGCGGACTTCTTCCGCGCGGCCATCGGCGGGGCCGTGGTCGGGCTGGTCGTCGGGTTCGCGGCCGCGTTCGTCCGCGCCCGGATGGACGAGCCGGTGCTCGACACCGCGCTGTCGTTCGCCGTCCCGTTCATCGCCTACATCCCGGCCGAGGCGATCCACGGCTCGGGCGTGCTCGCGGTGGTCATCGCGGGGCTCATCCTCGGGCACAAGGCCCCGCAGATCCTGTCCGGCTCGACCCGGCTGGCGTCCCGGCTCAACTGGCAGACGATCCAGTTCCTGCTGGAGAACATGGTCTTCCTGCTGATCGGCCTGCAGCTGCGGCGGATCCTCGCCGAAGTCGGCGAGAGCGGGCTGTCGCTGGTCACGCTCACCTGGATCTGCGTCGCGGTGCTGGGCGCGACGATCCTCACCCGGGTGCTGTACCTGATCGGCATCGGCACGGTGAAGCGCGTCGAACGGCGTCTGCTGCCGAAGAAGACGCGGGCCAAGATCTGGCCGTGGCGCTACTCGGCCGTGATCGCCTGGGCCGGCATGCGCGGCGTGGTCACGCTCGCGGCGGCGTTCGTCCTGCCCGCGGACACGCCGCAACGGGCCGTGCTGGTGCTCGCGGCGTTCGTCGTGGTGGCCGGCACCCTGGCCGTGCAGGGCATGACGCTGCCGCCGCTGATCCGCCGGCTGCGCCTGCCGCGGCCGGACCCCGCGGAGGACGCGCTGCAGGAGGCGGCCGTCCTGCACGACATGACCCGCGCCGCGCTCGCCAAGCTCGAAGAGATCCGGACGGACGACGACCCGCCGGAGATCATCCAGCGCCTGCGCGACCGGCTGCAGCACCGCGCCGACTCGGCGTGGGAGCAGCTCGGCAGGCAGAGCGCGCTGGCCGAGACGCCGAGTGACGCCTACCGCCGCCTGCGCCTGCAGCTGCTCGACGTGGAACGCGAGCAGTTCCTCAAGGCCCGCGACAGCGGCAGCGCCGACGACGACGTCCTGCGGAAGGTCCTGGAACGGCTCGACATCGAAGAATCCATGCTGGACCGCGACGACGAGGAACCCGAGGTCGAAGGCCGCGAGCTGCGCACCCCGGCGGCGACTGCGGGCTCGTGCAAGCACCTGGCCCACGAGTGGACCGACAAGGAGCCCAGCTCGGCCGACAGCTGCGCCGCGTGCCTCGCCGAGGGCACGACCTGGGTGCACCTGCGGATGTGCCTGAAGTGCGGCAACGTCGCGTGCTGCGATTCGTCGCCGCGGCGCCACGCCACCCGGCACTTCCACGAGACGCGGCACCCGGTGATGCGCAGCTTCGAGCCGGGCGAGACGTGGCGGTGGTGTTTCGTGGACAAGCAGCTCGGCTAG
- a CDS encoding histidine phosphatase family protein — translation MSTPEQEIEYRQHRFSPPPGSTEIFLVRHGESAPARGADPFELVDGQADPDLAPEGRDHAQRVGARLAGERIDAIYVTTLRRTVQTAAPLAEKLGLTPVVEPDLREIHLGDWENGLFRKYSADGHPIIDRLWAEQRWDVIPGAESDEAFGARLRGALTRIAAAHPDQRVAVFTHGGVIGEVFAQAGRSVERFAFLGADNGSISHLVVHGENWIIRRFNDTAHLVNPLG, via the coding sequence ATGAGCACGCCGGAACAGGAGATCGAGTACCGCCAGCACCGCTTCAGCCCGCCGCCGGGGTCGACGGAGATCTTCCTGGTCCGGCACGGCGAATCCGCACCCGCCCGCGGCGCCGACCCGTTCGAGCTGGTCGACGGCCAGGCCGACCCGGACCTGGCGCCGGAGGGCCGCGACCACGCGCAGCGCGTCGGCGCGCGGCTGGCCGGCGAGCGGATCGACGCGATCTACGTGACGACCCTGCGCCGCACGGTGCAGACCGCCGCGCCGCTGGCGGAGAAGCTCGGGCTGACCCCGGTCGTCGAGCCGGACCTGCGCGAAATCCACCTCGGTGACTGGGAGAACGGCCTGTTCCGCAAGTACAGCGCCGACGGCCACCCGATCATCGACCGGCTGTGGGCCGAGCAGCGCTGGGACGTCATCCCGGGCGCGGAGTCCGACGAGGCGTTCGGCGCCCGCCTGCGCGGCGCGCTCACCCGGATCGCCGCCGCGCACCCGGACCAGCGCGTCGCGGTTTTCACCCACGGCGGCGTGATCGGCGAGGTGTTCGCGCAGGCCGGCCGCTCGGTCGAGCGGTTCGCGTTCCTCGGCGCCGACAACGGCTCGATCTCGCACCTGGTGGTGCACGGGGAGAACTGGATCATCCGGCGGTTCAACGACACCGCGCACCTGGTCAACCCGCTCGGCTGA